The following is a genomic window from Actinomycetota bacterium.
CGCCGCGACCGTCAGATCTTCTTCCAGGACGAGACCGGGGTCCTGAGCGACGCTGATCACCGTATGGGTCGCATCGCTCCGACCGGCGCACAGCGACAGATCGTGCGTTCGTTGAAGGGGACCGCGCGCTGGAACGCGTTCGGCACCCCGATCTCGCTGATCGCCTACCGCGGCTACCTCGATCGTGGATTGACCGGTGATCCTGCGAAGGCCGCGCTCGGTTGGGTGACGGCGCACCGGGACCTGTTCCGGCTCTCGACCGACGACCTAGCCGGGCTCCGTCTCCAGCACGTTCTCCCGCTGGGACAGGACGCATGGGCGGTGCAGTTCCGCCAGACCTATTCGGGCGTCCCGGCGGTCGTCGACGGACGCATCACCCTCGGCATCACCCGCGGCCGCCTCGCTTACGTGTCGTCGTCCGCGGCTCCGGGCTCCACCTTCAGCACCGAGGCCGCACTGGAACCTGCGGACGCGCTGCTGCAGGCAGGGCGCGATGTCGCCTTCGGTTTCTCGGGGGCTGACATGTCGGGGCTCGGCAGCGATGACGACTGGTCGGTCTTCGAGGTGGCCGGGGTCTCCGAGCCCGCTCGCGCCCGCCTCCGTGCTCTGCCCACGCCGACCCAAGGGACGCGGCTGGTCTACGAGACGCTCTTGATAGACACGGATCACGAACACGGGCACCCCGAGGCGTGGGTCCACATGGTCGACGCGCTGACCGGTCAGGTCTGGACACGCGAGAGCCGTATCCAGTTCGAGAGCGAGCCCGAACCGCCGCTGTGGTCGGTCTACCCGAACACGCCTCCGCTGAGGTACGAGGACAAGGGCAAGCGCGTCACGTGGTGCTGGAAGAGCGCAGCGGCTTGCGATCGTGGGATCAAGCACAAAGGCGCCTTTGGGCAGTGGGACACCATCCCGGGCTCCGGGCCTACCTTCAGCACCTCGGGCAACGCCGCCCGCGCGGCCCAGTCTTGGATCAGCCCGTTCACTCCGGGCGAGCAGTACCAGCCGGTCAGCCCCGACCGCCGGTACAACTTCCCGTTCACGAACCAGTGGTACGAGTCCGGCTGTAGCCCGGCGGCGTTTGCAACGCCGCAGCGGGCCGACGTCGATGCGGCGACCACGAACCTCTTCGCTATGCACAACCGGATGCATGACTGGTCCTATGGCCTCGGTTTCACCGAGGACGCGTACAACATGCAGGTGGTCAACCGCGACGACGGCCAGAGCAACGCCGAGGGAGGGGACCCCGAGGTCGGCAACTCGCAGGCCGGCGCGCTCACCGGCACGGGATCACCACTGGTGGGTCGCGACAACGCCAACCAGATCACGCCCCAGGACGGCGTCGCGCCGATCACGAACATGTACCTGTGGCAGCCGTTCGGCGCGGCGTTCTATCCGCCATGTGTCGACGGTGATTACGACATGGCGGTCATCGGGCACGAGTACACGCACGCCATCTCGAACCGCATGGTCGCCGGCCCGGACTCGGGACTCAGCGGACCGCAGTCGGGGGCGATGGGAGAGTCGTGGTCGGACCTCGTGGCCGTGGAGTACCTGAACGAATACGGCTTCGCACCCGTCGGCAAGGAGAACCCCTTCGCCGTCGGCGCCTACGTGACCGATGATCCCGAAACCGCGATCCGCAACTACGCGATGAACCGGTCACCTCTGAACTACTCGGACATCGCCTACGACTTCGTCGGCCAGCAGGTCCATGCAGACGGGGAGATCTGGAGCGCTACGAACTTCGACATACGTGAAGCCTTCAACCGCAGGTACAACGACCGCTTCCCCGCGAGCAACCTTGGTCTCCAGCGCGATTGTGCCGACGACACACGTGCTCCAGACCAGTGTCCCGGCAACCATCGCTGGATGCAGATCGTGTTCGACGCCTTCTTGTTGATGGAGTCGCGCGT
Proteins encoded in this region:
- a CDS encoding M36 family metallopeptidase produces the protein MTSVVDKMARRAAAVLVVVAVVAGLAPVARPAETQRRDRQIFFQDETGVLSDADHRMGRIAPTGAQRQIVRSLKGTARWNAFGTPISLIAYRGYLDRGLTGDPAKAALGWVTAHRDLFRLSTDDLAGLRLQHVLPLGQDAWAVQFRQTYSGVPAVVDGRITLGITRGRLAYVSSSAAPGSTFSTEAALEPADALLQAGRDVAFGFSGADMSGLGSDDDWSVFEVAGVSEPARARLRALPTPTQGTRLVYETLLIDTDHEHGHPEAWVHMVDALTGQVWTRESRIQFESEPEPPLWSVYPNTPPLRYEDKGKRVTWCWKSAAACDRGIKHKGAFGQWDTIPGSGPTFSTSGNAARAAQSWISPFTPGEQYQPVSPDRRYNFPFTNQWYESGCSPAAFATPQRADVDAATTNLFAMHNRMHDWSYGLGFTEDAYNMQVVNRDDGQSNAEGGDPEVGNSQAGALTGTGSPLVGRDNANQITPQDGVAPITNMYLWQPFGAAFYPPCVDGDYDMAVIGHEYTHAISNRMVAGPDSGLSGPQSGAMGESWSDLVAVEYLNEYGFAPVGKENPFAVGAYVTDDPETAIRNYAMNRSPLNYSDIAYDFVGQQVHADGEIWSATNFDIREAFNRRYNDRFPASNLGLQRDCADDTRAPDQCPGNHRWMQIVFDAFLLMESRVSMLDARDAYLGADKMRFDGANQDLLWREFAARGFGKAAKSDTNTDAQPRPSFEDPRGNNGNVTFRVVGDGKAIDAQIFVGDYEARVTPIVAGGDDSETMAVGTYDFVAQAAGFGMKRFRVSVGSGPQTVEVRMPKNLASTNNGAKASGDGETLSALIDDTETTNWVSDEGATVKGKQVTVDLAGAEHVIDSVNVSAMLNDSGGQNRFSALRQFAIEVCSGKCASGDDFRRIYTSRENAFPSVPPRPKAPHLILRSFDVPDTRATHVRLVVLTNQCTGVKEFKKEGDNDSTKKSSCLVGYPPAIPGQGNIVRAAELQVFAR